In Oryza sativa Japonica Group chromosome 1, ASM3414082v1, the genomic stretch aaatttggaaaaaaaagtacaCGAGAAAATATCCCCTCAAGATATTAGaatccattctttttttttaacagggTAACTGATGCTAACCGTGCATACATTACATGGTCACCGCTTATGACGGCAGTCTATTTCCTGCAAGGCTGCAACTACGCCTGCCGGTGTTGCATTGTTAACTAGGCTAGATCAATTCAAGTTGCTGTATTGCTTGATTGCTGCCATCAAAATTGTCTGTTGAGTTTGTGTACTGTGGAGTTCCCAGCCAGCTGATCTGGTGCCCTGTTTTCTGCTTGAGGTGATGCATGCAACTGTTCCTACTCCCATGTTGGTTGCAAGGGACCCAACAAGCAAGATAAATTTCACTACATTTTTGGTCGATATTCTATTGTACACGGTTTTCTCATTATATAAAAGATGTGCACGCATATTATCTTCTttctaaaatattcttttaaaaatCTGCTATTTATAATATGTTTATATTCCTAGTATCCGAGTATTAATAGGTACTAAATTTTTCACTAGAAAATACGGTGGTGGCTCTTGGATCGGAACCTCTCACAAACCGGAAAACCACTCTATACCAGGGattgaaatttcggaaattttgcCCCCCACCAGCACATATCTCATCCGAAATTTTCGGTTTTTTGCCTTTcttgtgaatttggtcaaattttattcaaattcattcaaaattaatcaaatttttaaataatttcggTCAAAAAAAACCCAAATTTTTGATGATTTTGGAAATTTTGGTCACCACCGGCAAAAACCTTATTTGGAAATTGAAAACCCTGCTGTATACTAAGTATATGCATGTTTGAAGTAGTTTTGAGCATATATTGGAACACgcgttatgttttttttttaagcttgtgtataattaattatacttgGTTTGCAATGTGTATGCACCAAACGTTACGTGCAGGTGAGAGCCTGAACATGAGCTACCTGAGCCCGTACCTGGAGCCCCTGGGCACCGACTTCACCAATGGCGCCAACTTCGccatctccggcgccgccacggcgcccCGCAACGCCGCATTCTCCCTGCACATCCAGGTGCAGCAGTTCATCCACTTCAAGCAGCGCTCCCTCGAGCTCGCTAGCCGCGGCGAGGCCGTCCccgtcgacgccgacggctTCCGCAACGCGCTCTACCTCATCGACATCGGCCAGAacgacctctccgccgccttctccgccggcGGCCTCCCCTACGACGACGTCGTCCGCCAGAGGTTTCCGGCCATCCTCTCCGAGATCAAGGATGCCATCCAGGTACATAGTACATACATGTGAACCTTAGGCCCTGTTTACATTCTAGccttaaaatttttcaccatatcacatcgaacgtttgaatacctgtataaagtattaaatataggctaaaaaaataactaattacatatattgtgactaatttgccagatgaatcttttaaacaTAATTGctttatgatttgacaatatggtgttttagtaaatatttgctaatgatgtattaattaggcttaataaattcgtcttgcggtttactgacagattctgtaattagtttttttattagtgctcgAATACCTATGCGACACcgtatataatatccgatgtgacacatcAAAACTTTACGGTGTACTTTACAGTGTAACTTTACAGtgtacacccctggatctaaacactccCTTAATCGTTGTAATTTACAGTGTTCATGTTTGATTTGTGTCAGTGTGTCAGTGCTAATTAATTCTGAAATCGTACGTGTGTGCAGAGTTTGTATTACAATGGAGCCAAGAACCTGTGGATCCATGGAACGGGGCCTCTCGGCTGCCTGCCCCAGAAGCTCGCCGTGCCGagggccgacgacggcgacctcgACCCCAGCGGCTGCCTGAAAACGCTCAACGCCGGGGCCTACGAGTTCAACAGCCAGCTCTCCTCCATCTGCGACCAGCTCAGCTCGCAGCTCAGGGGCGCAACGATCGTCTTCACCGACATCCTCGCCATCAAGTACGACCTCATCGCCAACCACTCCAGCTACGGTGAGAGAGCTAGCTAGCCCAATCGAGATCTCGAATCGATCGATCGTGTCCTGCAGATGATGACTAATTAATACGCCATTGATGATCTCCTGATGGCGAAGAAGATGCAAACGTTTTTTTTTGTAGGGTTCGAGGAGCCGCTAATGGCGTGCTGCGGCCATGGCGGGCCGCCGTACAACTACGACTTCAACGTGAGCTGCCTCGGGGCGGGGTACCGGGTGTGCGAGGACGGCAGCAAGTTCGTGAGCTGGGACGGCGTGCACTACACCGACGCCGCcaacgccgtcgtcgccggcaagATCCTCTCCGCCGACTACTCGAGGCCCAAGCTGCCCTTCAGCTACTTCTGCAGTGCATAGCTAGGCTGCACCAGAAGCTGCATATACGCATGTGGCTCCTGATCATCCATTGGAGGATCATCCATGAACCAGACTAGCTAGAGTTGTTTTGGCTTCCTAAGTTTGCTCTTTTGTTAGAACTAGAAAGGTTGCCCGCGCACATGTGCGGGACACCTTATTTAATGTTGcttgaattttaattatgaaTACTTATGTGTGGATGagtatttcttaaaatatttttttaatctattctGAACATGTTTTTTATCAATAATTTATTTGAGATTGTTGTGAACGTCGCTTTTAATTTTCTTCTAATTACCTTtcaacatataaattctaaatcAAATTTATTTAAACCATGTGGTTTTTAATTTATGAGAAACTATTGTTTCACAACAATAGTGTTGCTTCATATGGAACTATTATGTGTAccatgtgtgtgttttttttagaaattagcATATCTTACATTTGGAGTTTATAAACCTTAATCAACAAATTTTCTTGTATGTTATAGATGTCTTTATTCTATCTGTTTAATGGCAGACATCTATTtacttcttctccctcctctttttttctcATATGATCTCTTATATTATGTGGAGAAAATGAATTTAGTTTGAAATAAGAGCAGAAATAATTAGTATGTTTAGAGAATTTATAAATATTGAAGCACCATAGACTAAAGTACATTTTTGTTAAGTACGTTCTTGTTATGAAGTGTATTTTTAATGCATGAATTCTCATATATAACTTTAGTATTGTTTATGTTCCCTAATTAACCAAACTTAGTATATACAAAATACCCACACACCATACGTATTTAATAGAAATCAAAGGAGAGAAAACACGACGTGTACTCAATCCATTATTTTACTTAATATTTAGGGTGTAGTCTACAAAACGTACAACTTATACATGATTTGGTAAATTGAATTGACATTTTAGATTATCCCCGTATagtccggatagattagaatcCACATGATAAGTATATTTATATGATCATATAATCcatattgttattttttatcATGATTTGTCATAATTCTCGATTGCCATGCAAGGCCCCGGATGTGACTTGCTACTTGTTGATATTGTAAATCTAATTCAGTCGCGCATATTTGTGAACTGATATGGGCCAAATAGAGTGCACCCTACATAGTAAGCATATTTATGTGATGATATTACCCATATCACTAAATTGTTTTTTCACGTTTTGTTATAATTCTCAAATGCCATGTAAAGCGCAAAGATATGACATATTTCTTGTTATATTGTAAATCTAATTTAATGGTACATATTATTATAACCGATAAAGAATATATAGTGATATATACTCCATACTGTcatctttttttataattttcacGTCCGTTTGGATTACAGAccaagaataaaaatatgacctaaaatataattttattttacagATTAAAGTATAGTTAATATTAAGTTAATGGTAAATAATATAATTTAGTAAACTTTATTTTCAAACATATTAGAGCTAATTCTAGTTATTTATGATTATAATGTGATATATGACACTATAACATATGTTTTCGTGTTTTTTTTGGCTGTGAGATATAACGCAATCGGTCAAATCGATATGAACTGATTTAATTCTAAAGAATATAATTGTGGtcgaataaaaaaattgtatatataatttaaaaattacaatagtttatttattatttatatacTACATTTATCTCAAATAATGTATGGAAAAAAGGAGTtaaggagagggaagaggggctCCACGTACATTATCTGCAATTAGTGAGTGTGGCTGGTTAGTTACCTATGGTGGAACTTACCCACCTAGGTTTAAGATCTAGACTTGACATGGGTCTcatatttatggctaattattcttgTAGTAGACAACGTTCCTATCAATAGCGAGGCGTTTATGATGACTTCACTAATTTGAAGATATATCATTGGCTCAGTCTCTCGAATATGTTTTCTATGGATAAGTGTACGCGTGTGTATATAAACTCATGTGTTTGTAATATGTTTCTCCTAAAAAAGCGGCATGCATTACCCTTCCAAAATGATTATCCAAAAAATCAATTAACAAATTTCTGGTGGCAAAGCACGCAGCATCAAGACGTCTTGACTAAGTGCTCAAAATTAAACTGACAGCACCCAAATACCCGATGTTAATTAGTGAATATATTGTCCAAGAGGCAAGAGCTTTGATATATCGCTTTGTTGTAGAAGCTAGTAGCGACAGATCAGAATACGAACAACATCACCAAGGAGTACGTAGTATAAAATTGTAGGTAAAAAAGCGAAATTATatgcttaaaaaaatagaggagtGGAAGGCTATGTTAAGAGATCAAACAATAAAAAGATGGAAGTTGCTGCTTGCATCACTCGCCTGTTTGATACGATTAGGATTGTTTCAACCTTGGTTGTTGCTGCTTGTTCCAGAAAAAATGTAGATGGATGTCGTTGATATTGGTTGAAAAAGTAAGCTAGAGGCGCATTGCTTTCTTTTCCTATGGCTTTGCATCTGAAAATttatttgttgattttttttgggagagAAACAACTGATTCTCTGCATTTGTTTactcctaattaattattttggtGGGACCAAAGCATGAAACCGTCATATATTACGGAGGAGAGATGAGAATTTGATATAGTGAGATTTAGCATCCGTGAAAATTTCATCAGGCCCTGGTAATCAAACAGAAACATGAAAATTCAGAAACTAACTATTGAGGGCAATATTCATGAATCCGAACCTAACTCTGTAAATAGTTTAGAGCAGTTAGTGATATTCACTTTTTTGATGCAAAGGTGATATTCACTTAAAAAGTTTTCGATGGTATAATTTTTTGGATGATGGAAGCACACACCCAGGCTCCTGCATTAAACCTACAACGTCGGTTTTCTTTCCAAGAATTAATACTGCGGTGATTTTTTTGGGAGAGAAATAACTGATTCTCTGCGTTTGTTTGCTCTTAAGTCTTAACTAATTATTTTGGTGGGACCAAATCATGCAACCATCGTATATTAGGGTGGAGAGATGAGAATTTAATCTAATGGTCAAAACTGATGGGTCCACCGAGTTAAGtaaaaatcaatggttagatgtttatctaatttattagagcgccacttaGCAGCTTGGGAGCGTTTTTAGGGGTGCCAGGTGTCGACTTAGGAGCGTTTTCAGGATGTTTCatggacttttaatatataatagatagatagatagatagaagatagatagatagatgaacTAAATTTGATTTGTCATATCGTGGTATCGATAATTAATTTGACGAAACGACAAAGGCGAAGAAAGAGTACTATGGTCGATCTATTCTCCGAGATAATTTATATTGTTGAAATTCTGGTGGTTTTCCTTCTGATTATAACTGAATGAAAGTTGTTTGATGTTTGTTCAGTGAATCCACCAGCATTAACAATTCAACATCTTGTACCCACTCCTTGAGTCTAATAGACTTGGAAGACTCCGTCCCCAACAAGGCTTGTTGTGATATAGTCATTAGATCACACCGGTGGAGAAACTATCTTTCGTCAGTCGGCCAAAATCCATAATAGTCTGAGTTCCACtgaaaaccaggactaaaaagaATTTTTAGTCCCAATTAATAAGAGCAAAGGGactatttgatctttagtcccggttcatatgCTGTCAGACCTTGTcagccccccgggatctttactaccggttggtaacacaaaccgaaactaaagatcctaactttagttccggttggtgttaccaaccgggccTAAAGATCCCGGGGATTTTTAGCTCCGGTTAgtaaccaaccgggactaaatatcaacccctttatatatatcttcttcctcctccagcccgagccaAGCTTCAAAATTCTTCAAACAAGAGGGAAGGTCATGTCAAAATTTcttgtgaatttattttggtgattatatacaatcggaggtgtctaaaaggttagcaactttatcctccaatgttttttttgttgttatattacATTTGGACCTATGTTTCGTACACATTATTGTATCTAAAACTTTGTTggaagttgatgagagagaaaatcagTGTAGGTAAGAAGAATAcatagaaattttgtttatttacaattttataaaaggttttatataatagttgagaaggaaaatatattgaaaattaatctaaaataatagaaaacaagctaaattgaaaattaaaaggaGTACaatacattaaatatttgtttaaaacttcaaaaataattaaaaaataattattctatgaatattgatatgtcattattatATCACTGTTTAGTGGGTTTCATTTTCGTtgaatatttttatgattttttttttgcatttcatGTAAATGGATccgcaatggatgtacgctgaccagcggtcgaaagagtttattgatggcgtggattatttttttgagagtggccgatgCTAACAAacataagggttttatttgttgtccatgcaataagtgcaAGAACTAGAAGGAGTATTCAACATcaaggactattcatttccacttgtactCGGGGTTCAtaccaagctataattgttagACATCGCACTGAGAGCAAGGGGttcaaatggaagaagatgaaatggaagacgagaacattccggactgggctcagtacgctggatttgaaggaaatagaACGGGCGAGGTGGACGGGGATGTTGACGATAACGACGCtgcagatgatcttggtcagatgttgcaggacgtcAAGAAGGACTGTGAAAGTGAAAAGTAAGACCATACATTGGAGCgtatgttagaggaccacagaacgccgttgtacccaggttgcgaacaggggcacaaaaagttgggtACCACTCTGtaattcttgcaatggaaggccaAAAATAGTGTTAGTGACAAgacatttggcgatttattgaaactcgtcaagaacattcttctggagggaaacaaattgcccgagacaacgtacgaggctaagaagatagtctgccctctaggactagAATTTCAGAAGAtccacgcatgtccgaacgattgtatcctatatcgtggtgaggagtacgagaacctagaagcatgccctgtttgtaaagcactacgatacaagattagacgagatgatccaggtgaaGTTGACAGGCAGCCAACGAAGAAGataattcctgctaaggtgatgtggtatttccctatattaccatggctaaggcgtttgttcaggaacaagggacatgctagaatgatgcgttggTACGCAGAAGAACGTCAACaagacgggatgctgagacaccccgccgatggttcgtagtggtgaaacatcgacagaacGAAACATAAGGTTCGGTTTAAGTACGGacggcatgaatccttttggagagatgagcagcggccattgCACTTGGCCTATTActatgtgtatctacaacctccccccttggctatgcatgaaaaggaagtacataatgatgccgattattattcaaggccccaagcaacctggtaatgacattgatgtgtacctaagaccactggtcgaagatctgaAATTGTTGTGGAAGAaagaaggtgtccccgtgtgggatgaggacaaacaggaggagtttaacctatgagcgctgctgttcgtaaccatcaacgattagcTTGCACTTAACAATCTATCCATGTAGTCAAACAAGgtgtacaaggcttgcactcactgtatggatgaaagtGAAAGTACGCATCTAAAGCattgtaggaaggttgtgtacatgggctATCGTCAATTCCTTGTTGCAAACCACCCTGTATGGAAGAAAGGAAAGCACTTCAAACATAAGGcagaccaccgtacgaagcctaaacatcgcagcgggaaagcagtgtttgctatggtgaaatatcttaaagtagtgtttggaaagggggcATGGCAGCTaacctatagagagcgaagatgatCACACGGCGATGTGGAAGAACTCTattttttgggagttaccctattgggaattcttggacgtccgctaCGCAATTGACGTGATGCAcatcactaagaacctttgcgtaaacctgcttggcttcctaggtgtatttgggaagtcgaaagatacactgaaagcacgtaatgatctgaagcatatggaacaacgcgacgACCTTCACCTGGAAccaaagaagaaaggaagccattacttgagtccagccagctacactcttagcaaggcagagagggaaagtatgtttgaatgcttggagagcatcaaagtaccgtctggatacccctcgaatataaagcgaataataagcacgaaggagaagaagttcacaaacctaaagtctcatgactgtcacgtgtttaTGACATAGCTGCTACCAGTTATAATTCGGGGTATCCTTCCTGACAATGttcgggcaacaataacaaagctatgtgctttcatgaacgcaatttcacaTAAGATCATTGATctggatagattagaagcccttcaaaaTGATGTgatgcaatgtcttgtcagctttgagttgatatttccaccttcatttttcaatataatgacgcatctgctttgtcaccttgtcaaagagatctgTATTCTTGgacctgtgtacctacacaacatgtttcttttcgagaggtacatgggcgttctaaagaagtatgttcataaccatgctcgtccagaggcaagcatcgccaaggggtatggaacacaggaggtcattgaattctgcaTAGAATTTATTAAAGACCTTTGCCCAATCGGGGTGCCCGAATCACGCCATGatgggagactacggggaaaggggactctcggaaggaaagcaataatgacggtaaacaacaatttattccgtaaagcacatttcacggttctgcaacaatcttcattggtggctccttacatcgaggagcacttggctctagttcgcgccagaaacatcaGTAAGttcgatgcatggattacacgccatcacattgatactttccccgtgTGGCTGCGataacatctcatgggtaacgagacgattaaccaataactggccttcctggcgaggggactaTCTGGCTCGATCAAGACATTCCAAgaatatgagatcaatgggtacatattctacacgagagcccaagacataaagagcacgaaccaaaataGTGATGTTCGTATCAATGCCATGAGACACGATGGTACAATTGGCATGTATTACGGTGCCAttgaggacatatgggaacttaaCTATGGACCTCTATAGGTCCCTCTGTTCtagtgccaatgggttaggctaactagtggaggcgtaacgattgatgtcagtgggatgacaacggttgaccttaacaaggttggatactcggacgaaccttttgtccttgccaatgatgtaacacaagttttttacgtgaaggacatgtctagcaaaggaaagaaggggaaAGGGCCCGAtgagccgaagcgccacgtggttctcctaggcaaaagaaaaatcgtcggagtcgAGGATAAGACTGTCGAGGATTATGATCAGTTTGAGGGGCAACCTCCTTTCGCGATGAcggttgaccctagcatcctcctatcaaacgaAGACAttccttactcacgcagcgatcacaaggaaggaacagtagtgaggagaaagtacgtgcggttaaccgtcaccgccgatgtattgccctAATTGTTGTGTAGACGATGTAAATtgttttggatgtattgaatatTCATATAattcaattgttgtatggcttatgttaattatgtatgattattagaatttttaacaattgcaAATCATGCATCtgttagttatatatgattattataatttaaaacaattttaaatcatgcatgtggtaatTACATATGTTTATTacaatttaaaacaattttaaatcatgcatatgctagttatatatgattattagagtttttaacaattttaaatcatgcatatgttagttaaatatgattattagaatttaaaacaattttaaatAATGCATGTGGTAATTACATTTGTTTATTAGAATTTAAAACAGTTTTAAATCTAGCATGAGGTAACTACATATGTTTAttacaatctaaaaatattttaaaacatgcatatgttagttatatatgattttttttgactggaaatACTGCCAGGACTTTGCCTCGCAgtgtaattttataaataaaaaaagttatttacaaattacaagAGAACAAAAGGGAAACAAAAGATCAAAGGATTACACTGTTTGTAACCAATCAAAAACAATCTGTTTTAGTGGATTCTTCATTCTGCACAAATGCAGAAGAACATCGGCTTTGAATAAAGTCCTCCAGGAACTGAACGAGCGAAGCTCATTCGAAAGATTTTCCCATTCCTTTGCTTCCAAATGTGCCAAGCAGCAATGAAGAAAATTTCCAAGAAACCTCTCTGATTGAACTGAATGCGAGCCAAAACCGCCATCTGGAAAAATTCTAGGTCAGGATTCCATGCAATTCTCAAATGCTGCCAGTAATGTTGAATGAACGGGCAGAAGAAAAAGAGATGCTCTCTTGTCTCTCTGATATTATTCAAGCATAATTAACAAGTGAGGTCATCGTTTTCCTTTGCACAATCTCGTCTATCCAACATATCTCTTGTGTTAAGTCTGTCCCTAAATAAAAGCCAAGCaaaaacttttattttcatTACACATTTTGTTTTCCAGATCCAGACAAAAGGCCTTGGCACATGCACATTTGAGTATGTGAGCTTATAAAACCTCTTAGCTATGTATTTATCAGAGTTCCAGATGAAAGACCATTCATCACCATTACCGTTCTGCAAAGAGAGAGAGGACCATTCCTCCTCTAGAACATTGAATTCTCCATAAGCTTGGGGTGCTCAATGGCAGTAAGAAACAATCCTCAAGAGGAGTAGAACCCATTTGCTTAACAGAGATAGTTTTATCTAAAGCAACCATATATAAAGATGGAAAAGCATTGCTTCTTATCTTATCATTCCAAATGTCATCCCAGAAAAGAGCTGAAGATCCAGTCCTGATATGGCAGTTTGAGATTCCCCTAAAGACATCAGATAGAGCCACTATATCCCTCCACCAAAAAGATCCTTTATTCCAAACTAAATGTGGCACTTTGGAGTTATAATAAGAGTTCCATATCAGTTGAACCCATGGCAGATCATGCCCTTTGTAAAATTTGACTAGATGCTTAAGCAGAAGTGCTATATTCTGAACTCTTAGATTGATGACTCCTAGTCCACCTTTATCCTTTGGTCTGCACACTAGATCCCAAGAAGCAAGAGATCTTCTAGTTGAAGTTGGGTTGTTTCCCCTCCAAAGGCATTTTTCCTTGCAGTGTCAATAGCTTTAACCACTGAAACAGGCAGCTGCAAAGAACACATGTAGTATGTTGGGATTGAGGAAAGCACAGAGTTTATCAATGTGAGTCTCCCACCTTGTGGCAGAAATTGTGAGCTTGCTGTTAATCTCCTCTCTACCCTGTCTACCAAGGGTGCAAAGTCCACTACCCTTGGCCTAGTTGTCCCCATGGGCAAACCCAAATAAGTAAAAGGATTGTGCCTATGGTGCAAAAAGCACTGCATTCTCATGAGATAAATTGATTGGGTAGAGATAGGACTTATGGTAATTCACTTTGAGGCCAGTAGAATGTGCAAAAGAATTCAACAATGCCTTGAAACAGAACACCTCTCTCTGTGATGCTTTGAGAAGAATTAAAATGTCATCAGCATACTGTATTACTGGGAAACCCCTCTCATCAAGTTCATTAATTGGCTTGGTCAACAGACCTAAGAAGCAAGCTTTGTTAACTATTCTCTGCAGCAACTCAGCACCAAGAACAAAAAGCaatggcaaattttgctataggacatcttgacttcgtggttttagctGTGGGACACCGCGCGAAGTGACTTTTAGGGGAAGACACTCTCAAAAGTTGgatatttgctggtggacaccgcacccattaaaataataatttccagGTGGGGAGGAaagagaaatcgcgtgaaatgtcaaaaatgcccttgggcccacatgtcaactctcctatctctcctctctctcccctcttcccgGCTAAGATGGCAACATGCTGAGGTGCGAGCTCGCCATGGACACCGGGCTCTTGGCCACCTCCGTGCCAGAGTCGGTGgcgtcgccgacgtcgccgacCTGCGGCTGCGCCATGTCACTCTCATTCTCCTCCAACAACCGCATCATCATCTCCATCGTGAATGTGCCCTGTCACTCTCATTCTCCTCCAAAGATTTGCAggcttgcaggcttgcagctcaAAATTTTCTCATATGAAGATGTTGGAAATTCGTGCATTCCATTAACACATACAGAGTCAACAACCATAAAAATCACTCATTGTCTCATTTATTCAATCACAACATAGCAGAGTTCATCAAATCAAAGTAGGAAAATTTTTCGCACACCCAAAAGCAAACAATGGCGCGTGGCCACGAACTCGGAGATCACGCGCCGGTGACGTTAACGAAGGCGACCATCCTGTTGAGCAACTCCTTGGCCTTGCCACAGGTGGAAGACTTGGCCCTCCCCGGCTGTCTCCAGCACCTCCACCGACGCGTCGCCCTTCGCCGCggtgttgatgtgaaaacacgaggcctgggagatttgcttaactccagtgcatgtccaaaactcgccttcagatatgctagcgtgccagttgatttgatcctgcaatcaataaGAAACAAAGACAGAGAAAttgcggttaaatccataaacgatagccgattggctaggtgccgatgacgtatcatttatctttgagccgatgtcatatatgcatcaaTCGGCAGTCATTAATAAGTAAGAagaaactaaatctactcgatcggctgtagatattaatgatatataatccctatattgacatatacttaaatcaagtgatagggatagatcggtcgtcatgccgagacagtataaatcacttagatcgaaatatatattaataacgagactgtatatgttcatagcatagccgatcagatagatctagcatgtatcggctaatactccgataccactctatgttaaaat encodes the following:
- the LOC9267146 gene encoding GDSL esterase/lipase LIP-4 isoform X2, yielding MAASSGVVVAVVAVVAVMMAVAVAAGEISDDGGDQPSPSPSPSASCARRPVVFAFGDSNTDTGGIAAGMGYYFPLPEGRAFFRRATGRLCDGRLVIDHLCESLNMSYLSPYLEPLGTDFTNGANFAISGAATAPRNAAFSLHIQVQQFIHFKQRSLELASRGEAVPVDADGFRNALYLIDIGQNDLSAAFSAGGLPYDDVVRQRFPAILSEIKDAIQSLYYNGAKNLWIHGTGPLGCLPQKLAVPRADDGDLDPSGCLKTLNAGAYEFNSQLSSICDQLSSQLRGATIVFTDILAIKYDLIANHSSYGFEEPLMACCGHGGPPYNYDFNVSCLGAGYRVCEDGSKFVSWDGVHYTDAANAVVAGKILSADYSRPKLPFSYFCSA
- the LOC9267146 gene encoding GDSL esterase/lipase LIP-4 isoform X1 yields the protein MAASSGVVVAVVAVVAVMMAVAVAAGEISDDGGDQPSPSPSPSASCARRPVVFAFGDSNTDTGGIAAGMGYYFPLPEGRAFFRRATGRLCDGRLVIDHLCESLNMSYLSPYLEPLGTDFTNGANFAISGAATAPRNAAFSLHIQVQQFIHFKQRSLELASRGEAVPVDADGFRNALYLIDIGQNDLSAAFSAGGLPYDDVVRQRFPAILSEIKDAIQSLYYNGAKNLWIHGTGPLGCLPQKLAVPRADDGDLDPSGCLKTLNAGAYEFNSQLSSICDQLSSQLRGATIVFTDILAIKYDLIANHSSYDANVFFCRVRGAANGVLRPWRAAVQLRLQRELPRGGVPGVRGRQQVRELGRRALHRRRQRRRRRQDPLRRLLEAQAALQLLLQCIARLHQKLHIRMWLLIIHWRIIHEPD